The stretch of DNA CGGCATCGTCGACATCCACTACCACGGCGACGCCGGCACCGAGCAGATCATCCCGCAGCAGAACTGGTTTCACTACGCCGGTCTCGCCTTCGGTGTGACCACCACCCACGATCCTTCGAACGACACCGCCGAGGTCTTCGCTTCGAGCGAAATGGCCAAAGCCGGCACGATCGTCGCGCCGAGGGTCTTCTCGACCGGCACCATCCTCTACGGCGCCTCGGGTGACTTCCGGGCCGAGATCGACTCCCTGGAAGACGCCCGCTACCACCTGAAACGCCTCCAGGCCGTCGGAGCCTTCTCGGTCAAGTCCTACAACCAGCCGCGGCGCGATCAACGCCAGCAGGTCATGACCGCCGCCCGCGAGCTCGGCATGCTCGTCTACCCCGAGGGCGGCTCGACCTTCCAGCACAACCTGACCCAGCTCGTCGACGGCCACACCACCATCGAGCACTCGATCCCCGTCGCCAAGATCTACGACGACACCAAGCAGCTCTGGAGAGAGTCCCGGGTCGGCTACACGCCCACACTCGTCGTCGGCTACGGCGGCCTCTGGGGTGAGGAGTACTGGTACGCCAAGACCAACGTCTGGGAGAACGAGCGGCTCCTGACCTTCGTCCCGCGCGAGATCGTCGACCGCCGCTCCCGGCGCCGCAACCTGGCACCGGACGAAGAGTGGAACCACTTCCACAACGCCCGCATCTGCAAAGAGCTCAACGACCTCGGAGTTGGCGTTCTGATAGGCGCCCATGGCCAGCGCGAGGGCCTCGGCGCCCACTGGGAGATCTGGATGCTCGTCCAGGGCGGCATGACGCCCCACGAGGCTCTGCGCTCCGCCACCCTCGAGGGAGCCCGCTACCTGGGCATGGACAGCGACCTCGGCTCCCTCGAGCCCGGCAAGCTCGCCGACCTCGTCGTCATCGACGGCAACCCCTTGGAAGACATCCGCCAGTCCGAGAACGTCACCCACACCATGATCAACGGCCGGCTCTACGACGCCGCGACCATGAACGAGATTGGCAATCGCGAGAAAGCGCGGGAGCAGCTGTGGTGGGAGTTCGGGGCGTACGGGGCGGGGCGGTAGGGGGCAACGGACTCACGAGTATCTGATCGAGTACGGCCAAGGCATCGGTGCACTGGGTCGGAGAATCGACAGCAGTCGCCAGGGGCTTTGGGCGGATCCCATGCCATCGGAAGACCTCGCGCCTTGACCGGCGATTGGTTCGGGTGTCAAATGGGACAGGCAGGCGTTGCAGAGCGGCCAACCCAAGGAGGTCCAGGCATGGCAACCACGCGCCGCGACTTCATCACGAAGTCTTTGCTCCTGAGCGGCACCCTGCTGGTGCCGGGCACCCGTCTTGCCGCTACTCCGAGAACACGCGAGTGGCTTCCCGCTTACGGCCGGCTCGAGCTCGAGGGCCGGCTCGCCGAGCGCATCGAGCAGGCCGACAGCATCCTCGAATCATGCGAGCTCTGTCCCAGGAAGTGCGGAGTCAAGCGCAGGGCCGGAGAGAAGGGCTACTGCAGAGCCCCCTCAAAGGTGATGGTCTACAGCGCCCACCCGCACTTCGGCGAGGAGGTCTCGCTGGTTGGAGAGGGTGGCTCCGGCACGGTCTTCTTCTCCAACTGCAACCTGCGCTGTGTCTTCTGCCAGAACTGGTCCATCTCTCACAAGGGACTGGGCGATCGGCTCGCCGACGAACGCCTGGCGGACAAAATGCTCCGGCTCCAGAAGGTCGGTTGTCACAACATCAATCTCGTGACGCCCACTCACGTCATGCCGCACATTCTCAGGGCGACGCGGATCGCCTTCCGCGAGGGCTTGCGCCTACCCTTGGTTTACAACACCAGCGGCTACGAGCGCGTCGAGATCCTCAAGATCCTCGACGGGGTCGTGGACATCTACCTTCCCGACATGAAATTCATGGACGGAAGTCAGTCGGCCAAGTACTCGGCCGGAGCCTCCGACTACCCGGAGGTGGCCAAGAAGGCGATCCTCGAGATGCACCGCCAGGTCGGTCGTCACACCACCGACGAGCGCGGTCACGCGGTGCGCGGCCTGATGATCCGCCATCTCGTCATGCCCAACCGCGTGGCGGGTACCCGGGAGTTCACGAAGTGGGTCGCTGAAGAGGTCTCGCCGGACACCTACGTCAACATCATGGCCCAGTACCACGTTGCCTATCGCGCGGCGGAGTTCGAAGAGATCGGACGCGGCATCACCGCGGAGGAATATCTGGAAGCAATGACCTGGGCCGAGGAGGCGGGCCTCACGAACCTGGATCGGAGATCGGTGACAACGCGCAACATCTACCGGCGCTACGGTAAGGGGTGAAATCTTTGAGGAGTTTCGATGGGTGAACGGATCGACCGCCGCGACTTCGCCCGACGGGTGGGGGCCGGCGTCCTCGCCTCCGCCGGCGGCGGTCTTCTGCCCTGCCTGTCCTTCGCCACGCCGACGACCGGCGGCCCGCGGATGGGCCTGGTCAGCCGCCGGCGGGCGGCCTACTTCAGCCGCTTGGAGAACGGCCTGGTCCGCTGCGATCTCTGCCCCCATCGCTGCCGGATCGAGGCCGGCCGGCGGGGGTTGTGCGGCGTGCGGGAGAGCGTTGACGGGTCCCTCGAAACGGTCGCCTACGCCAACCCCTGTGCCCTCAACATCGATCCCATCGAGAAGAAGCCCTTCTATCACGTGCTCCCAGGGACCAAGACGCTCTCCGTCGCCACCGCCGGCTGCAACCTGCGCTGCAAGTCCTGCCTGAACTGGGAAGCCTCGCTGGCCCGACCGGAGGAGACCTTCAACTATGAGCTGCCGCCTGCCGAGACGGTGACGCGCGCCGAGGCCTACCGCTGCCGGTCCATCGCCTCGTCCTACGTCGAGCCGGTCGTCTTCATCGAATACATGCTCGACGTCGCGCGCCTTTGCCGCGACCGGCGCCTGCTGCACCTGATGCATTCGGCGGGCTACATCAACCGGGCTCCGCTCGAGGACATCTGTCAGGTGATCGACGCGGCATGCATCGATCTCAAGGGCTTCAGCGACGAGTTCTACCGGGATCTCGTGGGTGGCGAGCTCCGGCCGGTGCTGGAGGCGCTCACGACTCTGAAGGAGCACGACGTCCACACCGAGGTCGTGAATCTGCTCATCCCCGGCAAGAACGACGACCCGCATACCTTGCGCGCCATGTGCCGGTGGGTCAGGCAAGAGCTGGGGGCGGAAGTGCCGGTGCACTTCTATCGCTTCTATCCCCGATACCGTCTGAAGAGCCTTCCGCCGACGCCGGTGCCGACTCTCGAGCGCGCTCGTGCCATCGCCATGGAGGAAGAGCTCGACTACGCCTACATCGCCAACGTTCCCGAGCATCCCGGCAAGCACACGTACTGTCCCGGCTGCGGAGAGTTGCTCATCCGGCGTGTGGGTCTGATCACCGAGGTCGTCGCTCTCGCCGACGGCCGGTGCACAAAGTGCGAGCACGCCATCAAGGGAATATGGCGGCCTACCTAGCCTGATCTTCTCACCAGCTCCCGTCGCGAGCAGGGAGCTAGCGGGGTCGGCGCAGGACTGTCACCAGACACACGAGCGACGCCAGGCTCAGCAGAACGAGCGTGTTCGGCACCCCGTAGAGCGGCAGCAGCACCAGGCCGGCGGCGAACGCCCCGCCCGCGGCGCCGGCGAGATCCGCGGCGTACAGATACCCGCCGGCACGCCCGAGCCCTCCACCCGCGGCCGCCGAGGCGAGAGCCGCGAGGGAGAAATGGGCGCCCCCCAGAGTCCCGGCGACGAAGCTGGCCGCCGAGAAGACCCACGAGGCCGCCGCGGGCGAGAGCGCATCCCGCAGGTCCTGACCGGCGGGCGAGAAGAAGACCAGCAGCAGCAACGGAAACGCGGTGACGCCCGCCTGCAGCAAGGTGAACCAGCGGATCGCGGCGGCGGGCTCCAAGGCGCGCTTCTGCCAGTGGCCGAACGCGGCGACCCAGAGGGTACCGGCGGCCAGACCCGCCATGAAGAGGGCGATGATCAGGGCGAGCTGTAGATAGGCGAACCCTTCGAGGATCTGGAAGGTCAGGATGAGCACGACCTGGAGCACCATCCCCACGGCGCCCTGGATGAACACGCTCGCTCCCACGGCAGCCCGGTAGCGGAGACGCCCGATCCAGAAGAACAGGATCACCAACGCTCCGAACGCGGCCAGTCCGGCGCTCAGGACCAGCGGGCGTACCGATGCTGCCGCTCCGAGGATCCGCTCCAGCTCCGGGTGCCACTGGGCCGCCCACAGCCTAAGGGCGTGGAGGTAGCAGATCGGAGCGAACTGCCGGTTGACGGGACTCGACCCGAACTCCAAAAGCAGCGCCCGAACGTGATCGAGCCTGAAGGGGCTCATCAGATCCTGAAGCGTGTCCTCGCGCACGTGGACGAGATCGAGCCTTCGGGCCTCGATCCGGCCGGCCAAAACCGCGGGGTCCAGCACCAACGACCCCGCTTCTCGGGCCGCGAAGAACCTCGCCCTGCCCCCGGGAAGAACCGCCACCTCGGGAAACACCTCGCCCAGCGTGCGGTTGATCGAGCTCAGGTAGCGGGCGTGGGCGGGCCCGATCATGTCGCCCCCGCCCGGCACCGAGAAGGTGAGAATCCCGCCGGGGAGCAGATGCCGTTCGGTCCGGCGGAACATCTCCACGGTGAAGAAACGGTTCATCTGCGCGTTGATCGGATCCCCGGTGTTCATGAAGATCACGTCGTAGCGCCCCGCGTGGTGGCGCAGGAAGGTCGCCGCATCTTGATGGTGCGTCCGCAGGCGCGGATCCCGACGCGAGGCCCGCGCCCGGGTGTTCAGGAACCGCTCGCTCTCCCGGATCAACTCCGGGTCCTGCTCCACGTAGTCGACGGCCTCGATGCTCGGATGCTTCAGCGCCTCCTCCAGCTGGCCACCCAGCCCACCACCGATGAACAGCACGCGCCCGGGTCTCGGGTGCTGCAGTAGCGCCGTGTGAACCGCGGGCTCCGCCGAGGCTGGATCGGGCAGGGTGAAGAGCCAGAGGCCGTTGGTGAACACCGTCACCTGGCCGGGCTGCCGCAGGATGGCGATGTTGTGAAAGGGGGTGTCCCGCGCGAGAGCAAGGCTCTCGCCCCACTGCCACCGCCGGCTTCGTTCCTCCAGACGATCGCCCGCGGCGATGACGGCGGCCAGACCGAGGGCGGCGAGCACCCACACAAGGCGGGCGCCCCGAGCGCGCTCCTTCCCGGGCCGCCGCCGGAGGATCCAGCCCGACACAGCTAGCGGCAGAAGCGCCACGGCAATGGCGGCGGAGAGCGGCGACGCTAGGCGCAGCAGCAGGAAGTAGAAGACAATGCCGCCGGCGGCTGCCCCGGCCGCCTCGCCCAGATAGATCGCCAGCGGTCTCGCCGGCGCGCCATCGGCCTCGCCTCCGCGACTGTACGCCCAGCAGAGCCCGAAAAGCGCCCCCCCGGCCAAGCCGAACAGAGACGGCACACTCAGACAGACCAGCACCATCTTGCCAACTGGCGCCAGCTCACCGGCGGGGATCGCGAACAGCGTCCGGGCTCCCCGCACCACGAGCACCAGCGCCGGCGGGGCGACTGCCAGGAGCGTCAGAAGCAGGCCCAGTGGGCTCTCCCGAACAACGCCACGGCTCGACCTCCACGCCGCCAGAGCACTCCCCAGGGAGGTCCAAAGCAGCCAGCCGGCCAGCGCGAGCCCGGTCGACATCTCGTTGCCGTGGAAGAGAACGAGCAGCTCACGCAGCAGCAACACCTGAGCGATCGTCGCCACGAATCCGGCGACGGTGATGATCAGAAACGAACGGTCCCGAGGCCCCGTGCGCAACCCGAACATTGGCTCAACGGCGGCGCCTGCCCACCGGCAGGATTGCGAACGGCTCCTCGCCTGCTTTGAGACCCAACAGGCCGGCGACCGCACCGTCGTCGAACGCACCGACGAAAGTAGTGGCCAGCCCGATGGCGACGGCCTGCAGGGAGACGTTCTCGGTGACTCCGCCCACTTCCATCAGCACGTAGCGCCGCGCGCGGGAGCCGTACTTCTTCGCCGTTCGCTCCACCACTCCGGCGACCACCAGAGCCGCCGGCGCCCGGCTCATCCAGTCCTGATCCCAGGCGGCCGCCGTCAGCTCGCGCCTGACGTCGCCCGTCGACACCAGCTGCAAACCGTGGTCCTCGATCAGATAGCGATAGACGCCGGGCTCGAGCCCGCTGGCGTCGGCCGCGACAAGGTAGATCTCGAGCGGATAGAGGGCACCGGCCGAAGGCGCCGTACGCTCACCGTCCTCGCCGGTGATTCCCTGGGCGGCCCAGAGGAGTTGGGAGACCTCCTCGAGAGTGAGCGCTGAGCTCGCGTAGGAGCGAATCGAGCGCCGCCGCTCGAGCGCCTCTTCCACGGTCACCTCTCCGACACTGAAGGGCGCGGGAAGATCGATTTGCACCGACATCATCTGTGTCGAGTACGACCCTGAACCTGCCGGCGAACCGGCCGGTTGGTTTTACCGTCATTTTTTAGTATGACAGCCGGCGCCGGTTCCTCCAACACCCCAAGGGGCGGGCACGAGGCTCGGCACCGGACGCGGAATAGCCGTAAGTCCAATAACGTTAACGTTTATAGAGATGCCGCGACGCGGTTGAGTCGCGGCGCCGAAAAGCCCGCGACCGCGTCCGGCAAGGAGGCGAGATGGCCAGGCCCGGACGAAAGAGAGCGAGGGCTTCGACGCACGGCCGTGCGATCGGGCGAGATGCGGCCGAGCGCCGAACTCGGGCCATGTCCGCGGTCGACATGGCGTGGCTGCGCATGGAGCATCCCACCAACCTGATGATGGTGACCGCGCTCTTCATCTTCGACAGGCCACTCGACCCGAGGCGTCTCGAGCGGACGATCGCCAGCCGGCTGCTCCGCTACGATCGCTTCCGGCGCCGGGTGGTGGAGCGCGGAACGCTCGTCAAGAAGCCGACCTGGGAGCTCGACCGGCGATTCGAACTGTCCGCTCACTTGAGGCGAGTGGCACTGCCCGCTCCGGGCGGGGAGGAGGAGCTCCGGGAGCTCGTGAGCGCGCTCATGAGCTCGCCCCTCGACTACTCCAAGCCACTGTGGCAGATCCACCACATCGAGAACTACGACAGAGGCTGCGCCGTTCTGGTGCGAATCCACCACGCGATCGCCGACGGCATCGCCCTGATGGGCGTACTGCGGTCGCTGACCGACGACAGGCCCAAGCGCCGGCGACTCGAATCGCGCCCGCGCGGCGCCCGGCTCGCCGAGTCGCAGCCGGGCCAGCGGCCTCGCAGTGCTCCCACGGGACTGCGGCGGGCAGCGAGCCTCGCGTCCCGGGTGCTGCGGGAGGAGGCGCGGATCCTCGCCGACCCCGGCCGGGCTCTCGAGCTGGCCAGGCTCGGAATCGGCGGGACGTCGGTTCTGGGGCGCCTGCTGCTCCGGCCCGCCGACCCGCCGACCGCGCTCAAGGGTCCGCTCGGCGTCGCCAAGCTGGCCGCCTGGTCGGAGCCTCTGCCTCTGTCCGACGTCAAAGCCGTCGGGAAGGTGACCGGGAGCACCGTGAACGACGTCCTGGTGGCGGCCGTCACCGGCGCTCTGCGAAGCTACCTCGCCAAGCGTGGCGAGCCGGTGGACGACCTCGCGTTCCACGCCGCCGTGCCGGTCAACCTCCGATCCCCCGCCAGCCGCGCGTCACTCGGCAACCGTTTCGGCCTGGTCTTCGTCGAGCTTCCGCTGACACTCGCCGATCCGCTCGAGCGGCTGTTCGAAGTGCGCGACAGGATGCGCGAGCTCAAGGGCAGCCCGGAGGCGGGCGTCGCGCTCGGTCTGCTCGGCACTCTTGGTATGACCTCGACCGAGATTCAGAAGCTCTTGGTGGAGCACATCGGCGCCAGGACCACTTTGGTCGTCACCAACGTGCCCGGACCGCGCCGAACCGTATACATGGCCGGGCGACCGTTGCGCACGCTCCTCTTCTGGGTGCCGCAGTCCGGGCGCGTGGGGCTGGGGATCAGCTTCATCAGCTACGCGGGCAACGTGCGGCTCGGCGTCGCCAGCGACAAGGGGCTGGTGCCCGATCCGGAGACTATCGTCGCGCTCTTCCATCGCGAGTTCGAGAAGCTCATGGACCTGGCGCGGGGCGCTCCTCGGCGAAAAGCAAGCTAGGCCACGGGCACCCGCGGGCGCGGCCAAGCTCCTGTGATCTCGTGCAGGAAAGGACCGGTCCAGCCCCTGGCAGACTAGCCAGCAAGCTCGACCATCATCGCCGTGTACATTCGGAGGTTGAGCAGCAGCTGCCCGTGCGTCATGAACTCGTGCTCCGTGTGACCCGTGTAGGTGGCGCCCGGCATCGCGGGGCCGAAGCTCACGCCGTTGGGCAGCAGCCGTGCGTTGGTGCCGCCACCAATGGCGATCGGTCCGGCGTCCAGAACTCCGGTGTAGTGGCGGAAGACGTCGAGGAGAACCGGAACGTGCGGGGCTCCTTCGGCGATATACGGCTCGTCGATTCGGGATCTAAGGCCGAGCTCCGCGACCCCCGTATCGATTCTCCAGGCAGCGACGGCCTTTTCGATCTCGGCCTCGACCTCCTCGGCCGTGCGCCCCACCGGGCGTCGAAAGCTGATTCCGGCGTCATGAGTCGAACCGCTCGATGACACGGTGGCCAGAGTCAGGGTCAAAGGGCCCATGAACGAGTGTGAGTGGGCGAGGTCGCCGAAGCGCTCGCCGTAGTCGCTCGTGCCCACGAGATCGTTGATGAGCCGGACCATGCGGGCGGCAGCCGTGTCCGGCCAAGCGAACTCGCCCAGTACGGCAGCCAGATGAGTGATGGCGTTTCGGCCTGCCCAGGGCTCCATCGAGTGCGCCGATCTCCCGTGGGCGCGAAACTCGAGCCGATCGCCGGTACGCTCCAACGTATAGCCGACGCTAGCGCTTTGTTCCGACGCCGCTCTCAACCGTCGTTCGAAATCGGCGGTCGATCCCCGGATCACCGCTTCGGCTTCTTCGGGCACCTGCGATAGGAAGGCCCCACCGGTCAGCGACGCCAGGTAGGGTGTCTCTTCGGCCTCATTCCGTCCGGCAAGGCTCAAATGGATCTCACCCCAGCCTTTCTCGGCAGTGACGACCGGGTAGTTGGCGTCGAGCGCGAGATTGAGATCCGGCTCGTCGTAGTGCTCGAGGAAGGCGCGGAACGGCCCCCAGTCCGATTCCTCCGTGTAGGACACGATGAGCTCTATCCGACGCCTCCGTGGCAGGCCCTTGTCGCCGAGGGACTTCATGGCGTAGAGCGCCAACGCTAAAGGCCCCTTGTCGTCTTCCGCACCGCGCGCGACTAGTTTGCCAGGCTCCGAAGTTAGGTCGAGCGAGAACGGATCCGCCTTCCACTTTGTCGCATCAGCCGGCTGAACGTCCGCATGGGTCACAATGCCCAGGCGGTTTTCGGCGTCGCCGAGACCTATTACGACCACGGCGCCGTAGTCGGTGAAATCCAAGCCCAGTTCGGTGGCCTTCAGTTCGAGGTACTTGGTGAGCTGCTGGAAGTGAGGGTTGTCGACGTTCTCGAGCCCTTCCTGCTTGACCGTGCGGAAGCTCACCAACTCACCCAGAGTGGCGATCGCCGCGTCGGAATACGTAGATACGGCGTACTCGGCCACAGCCAGGCTGCGCTCGGCGGGCACCGTCTCATCGACCTCCGGGCGGCAACCCGCAAGTACAAGAACAAGAAACGCTGCCACAAACGGCATCGGGCGGCTGGCGGGTGTCGTCATCGAGTGGAATCCTCCGTCATCGTCGGTGGGTGTGTCGCCCTTGTGGCTGTACCGTACTCAATGCGCGCGCTTCTGTCTCGCCGCTTTCGGACCTGTACAAGAAAAACGGAGACGCCGGCCATCGCCGGAGTGTTCTCCGGCGGCAAGATTCGGGTGGCCCGCCAGGTCGCCGCCCCGATAGCTTTCGGCCGCCCGGTGCGGCCTCAGCCAAGGCTGGCGCCAAACAAACCTAGTAGAGGAGTGACTCGTGAATACTTTCCGTTGTATCGCCATCCCGACCTCGATCGCAGAATCAGTACGCTCGACCCTGGCTTCTCCGTTTGCGGAGCACCCTGCTCACATCGAGATAGCAAAGGGCCACGGCCCGTGCCGCCACTGCCTGCGCACGTTCCATGTGGGAGCCGAGAAGCGCATTCTCTTCACGCTTGACCCTTTCGCAGAACTGGGTGTGCCGCCACTCCCGGGCCCCGTCTTCATCCATGCGGATGAATGCGACCGATATCCGGAGGACGGCGAATTTCCCAACGATCTCCGACAGCATCTCTTGGTCTTCAACGCCTACTCGCGCGAGCGTAGGCTTCTAGCCGAGGAGCTGGCAACGGGCCGCGACATCGAGCTGACGATCGACCGGCTGCTGGCACAAGCCGAGGTCGAGTACCTGCATGTCCGCGACCTGGAGGCCGGTTGTTACGACCTGCGGGTCGAGCGCGTGGAGGCGGCCGTGACCGAGGGGCCTGTTGAGCAGGAGTGCTCGTGCTGACCACTCAGCACGATAGTGCTCCCTCGCCAGAGTCGCGGTGCCTTGTGGACTACTGACTATTGGTGGAGCCGATCGGGATCGAACCGACAACCTCTTGAATGCCATTCATTGGGTCTCGACCCAAGCGGCCTGAAAGCCGTGGCGGCTGTCCTCGGGCCTCAGCCGGGCTCGACCGGAATCTGCGACAGCAGCTCGAAGTGATTCGTGCCGTGCGCGAATGGCAGGCCTATCCACGCTTCGAAACAGGGCTGCTCGCTCGGCACATAGCCGCTGCCCGGCAGCCACGTTCCAAAGAGCCAGTCGAGCGCGCGCATCTCCAATTCGATCGGTCCGCGCAGCTCGACCTGCGCGACCTGCATCGCCGGGAACTCGAGCACACCGACCTCTCCGTCGGACTCTGCAGCCTCCACCTCGACGCCTACGTCGTAGCGGCAATCGCGGTGAGCGACGATCTCGGGGTCGTCCCACATGTAGCCGAGCCACTGTCCGCCCTCGAGACCGCGCTCTCGGGCCCAGGCGACAAGACGCTGCGCCGCCTCGGCGACGACATCGGGACGATATGGATCGAGTACGCGAATGTAGGCCACCCGGCGGCTCGGCAACTTCCGCATCTGCACCACGAAGTTGTCCGGGTTCCGGCCGGGAGGTAGCCGGTCGAGGCGATGACGCACAGCGGGATCCTCGAACGCAGCCTGCCATTCCTCTCGCCGCCGCTCACGAAAGGTCGAGACGTCGAAAACACTCGGCCGTACGCCGTAGCGCTGCTTGAAGCTTCGCGAGAAGTCCGAGGATGAGGCGAACCCGCAAGCGAGCGCGATTTCGGTCAGCGAGCGATGCTGCTGGTGCGACAACATCCTCAGGGCGCGCTCGAGCCGCAGCCGTTTGACGAATTGGCCAAGCGTCTCGCCGAGAATCGAGCGAAACACGCGGTGGAAAATGAAACGGCGAGAAGCACGCACTCCGTGCGATATCTTCGAGCTTGAGCGGCTTTTCGAGATTCTCGAGGACGTAGTCGATCGCGCGATTGACGCGCGCAACGTAGTCGAGCGAGGCGTGCTGGAGAGCCTTGGATCCGTTTCGCAAGATCTGTCAAGCAGCGCGACGTCCGACCGGTTATAAATCGCTAGTCATGAGGCCGCTCATCACGCTCATCGCCACGCTCTCGCTCTTCGCGGGCTACCCGAGCGACGGCAGTCTATCCAATCCCGATTCCGACAGGAGACACAGCATGCATCTTGGCCACTTCTCGATCAGCCTCGCCGTCAAGGACCTCGCCGCTTCGCGCACGTTCTACGAAAAACTCGGCTTCGAAGTGACGGGTGGCGAGGCCGAGCAGAACTGGCTGATCCTGCAGAACGGCGACAGCACCGTCGGTTTGTTTCAGGGCATGTTCGAGCGCAACTTGCTGACCTTCAATCCCGGTTGGGACGCGCGCGCGCAGCGTCTCGCGGAGTTCACCGACGTGCGGGACATCCAGCGCCACCTGAAGGAGCAGGGCCTGGTCCTGAGCGCCGAAGCCGACGAGACGACCACCGGACCCGCAAGCCTGATGTTGATCGATCCGGACGACAACCCTGTGCTGATCGACCAGCACGTGGACTGATCGAGGCCGGACGGCGAGGTCCCGGTAGCCGAACGGGCAACCCAGCCTTCCGACCTAGGCAATCTGCTACCAGAGAGCATGGGCAAGCGCGGGGCGACCGGCTCGAGGCTTGTGTGAAGTCCTCCATCGCCCCCCCGCGCCGGCACGGATGAAGCTCGTGTTCGAGAGGACGCTTTCACGACTGATGCGGCGCTCACCCATTTCGTTTGCCGGATCCTTGGCGCTCGCCGCCAACCTGATCTCCTTCGCACACGGCGGCGCCGTGGCCTTTGCCCAGCAAATCGCCGGCTGCTCGCTGTTTCCGGCAGACAGCATCTGGAACGCGCGTGTCGACTCGCTGCCACTCGATCCCGCTTCGGCCACCTACGTCAATACGATCGGCGCCGACACCGGCGTTCACGCTGATTTCGGCTCGGGTGAATGGCCTCCCGGGTCGGGAGCGCCGATCGGGATTCCGTTTGTTGTCGTACCGGCGAGCCAGCCCTCGGTGCCGGTCAGCTTTCTCTACGACGACGAGAGTGATCCCGGTCCCTATCCGATTCCACCGAACGCACCGATCGAGGGTGGGGCCGCGAGCAACGGGGATCGCCACGTGCTGGTGCTGGAGTCCGGGTCGTGCGCTCTGTACGAGCTCTTCTACTCGTTCCCGCAAAACGGCGGCACCTCCTGGACCGCGGACTCGGGCGCGGTCTTCGACCTCGATTCGTACGCCCTTCGGCCCGACACCTGGACGTCGGCCGATGCGGCGGGCTTGCCCATCTTGCCCGGCCTGGTGCGCTATGAAGAGGTGGAGGCCGGAGCAATCGAGCACGCCTTGCGCTTCACGGTACCCCAGACGCGACGTGCCTACGTCTGGCCGGCGAGGCATTTCGCCTCGTCGCTGACCGGCGCCCAGTACCCCCCCATGGGTCAGCGATTTCGGTTGAGATCGGACTTCGACCTGACCGGGTTCTCGCCTCGGATCCAGGTGATTCTCCAGGCACTCAAGGAGTACGGCATGATGCTGGCCGACAATGGCTCCGCCTGGTTTCTTTCGGGTGCGCCCGATGATCGGTGGGACAACGACGAGCTTCGCGAGCTCCTCGGTGTAGTCGGGTCCGACTTCGAAGCAGTCGACGTCTCATCCCTCATGGCCGACCCGGACTCCTCCCAGACGGCGCCGGCGGTGCCCTGCACCGCCGCGGACCAAATGACTGTGATGGACACCTCCATCACGGGAAACCAGGTCTTCAGGGCCTGCGATGAGATCCTGGGAGGTCCGAACGTTTCGATCTTCGGACCGAACGGATACGCTGTCTTCAGTGCTGGAAACCGGGTGGTCTTCTCCGAGCTCGCGGTGTTCCCCGACGCGACGCTCGAAGTGGTGACCGGGCTGCCGCTAGTGTCGGAGTGAGTGCCGGTTCCTGGGGAGCAGCCCGGAGGCCTGGCGGCCGGAGCCCGCCAACCGCCAGCGGTCTCGGGCGACGTCGTGCCTCAGCAGATAGGTAAAGCCATCGTCGCCGACAACCTTGAAGTACCGATGGTCGGGCGCCAGCCAGGTGTCGACGACCTCGATTACTTCTACACGGCGGTCTCCTTCGACGAACCTGCGCGGGGTCTCTTCGCCGCGGTAGCCGGCGTAGCATTGGACGCGAATTGTGGCCTGCGTCTCCACGGTGTCAGGATACAGCGGAACTCGGTCGACACGGAAGTCGACCACCACAGGCGCCGCGACCTGGGCGAAGCTCGGCGTCGTGTGCAGGCACGACGACCAGCCTCGGAATCTGCGCTTGTTGAAGCTGCAAGCAAG from bacterium encodes:
- a CDS encoding VOC family protein produces the protein MHLGHFSISLAVKDLAASRTFYEKLGFEVTGGEAEQNWLILQNGDSTVGLFQGMFERNLLTFNPGWDARAQRLAEFTDVRDIQRHLKEQGLVLSAEADETTTGPASLMLIDPDDNPVLIDQHVD
- a CDS encoding DUF1203 domain-containing protein — translated: MNTFRCIAIPTSIAESVRSTLASPFAEHPAHIEIAKGHGPCRHCLRTFHVGAEKRILFTLDPFAELGVPPLPGPVFIHADECDRYPEDGEFPNDLRQHLLVFNAYSRERRLLAEELATGRDIELTIDRLLAQAEVEYLHVRDLEAGCYDLRVERVEAAVTEGPVEQECSC
- a CDS encoding helix-turn-helix domain-containing protein; protein product: MRASRRFIFHRVFRSILGETLGQFVKRLRLERALRMLSHQQHRSLTEIALACGFASSSDFSRSFKQRYGVRPSVFDVSTFRERRREEWQAAFEDPAVRHRLDRLPPGRNPDNFVVQMRKLPSRRVAYIRVLDPYRPDVVAEAAQRLVAWARERGLEGGQWLGYMWDDPEIVAHRDCRYDVGVEVEAAESDGEVGVLEFPAMQVAQVELRGPIELEMRALDWLFGTWLPGSGYVPSEQPCFEAWIGLPFAHGTNHFELLSQIPVEPG